One window of Triticum dicoccoides isolate Atlit2015 ecotype Zavitan chromosome 5A, WEW_v2.0, whole genome shotgun sequence genomic DNA carries:
- the LOC119304192 gene encoding dihydrodipicolinate reductase-like protein CRR1, chloroplastic isoform X1 — translation MNHGAMGGRCFLNLLPYSTTPCKDGVGIGTPGSSSWRHSVHHHHRTSKVVAGRRSAAASVSCSAASAQAPPSQSTIKVVIVGATKEMGRAAIAAVSRARGMELAGAIDTQCIGMDAGELSGMDEALEIPVLNDLTMVLGSIAQVSISIFTCGMLTHHVLPFRVRVSLTAGRFCSFQTRATGVVVDFSEPSSVYDNVKQAAAFGLSSVVYVPKIEMDTVTELSAFCDKASMGCLVAPTLSIGSVLLQQAAIQASFHYNNVEIVESRPNPSDLPSPDAIQIANNISDLGQIYNRQDMDSDNPARGQVLGEDGVRVHSMVLPGLASSTSVVLSGPGEVYTLKHDVTDVQSLMPGLILAIRKVIRLKNLIYGLEKFL, via the exons ATGAACCACGGGGCCATGGGAGGGCGCTGCTTCCTGAACCTCCTCCCCTACTCCACGACCCCCTGCAAAGACGGCGTCGGCATCGGCACGCCTGGTTCGTCGTCATGGCGCCACtccgtccaccaccaccaccgcaccaGTAAGGTCGTCGCCGGGAGGAGAAGCGCCGCGGCGAGTGTCTCCTGCTCCGCCGCATCCGCGCAGGCGCCGCCGTCGCAGAGCACAATCAAG GTGGTCATCGTCGGCGCCACTAAGGAGATGGGGAGGGCGGCGATCGCGGCGGTGAGCAGGGCGAGGGGGATGGAGCTCGCGGGCGCCATTGACACCCAGTGCATCGGGATGGATGCAGGAGAG TTAAGTGGCATGGACGAAGCCCTGGAGATCCCGGTGCTCAATGATCTCACCATGGTTCTCGGCTCCATAGCACAGGTATCGATTAGCATCTTCACCTGTGGAATGTTGACTCATCATGTGCTTCCTTTTCGGGTGCGCGTTTCGCTGACCGCAGGCAGATTCTGCTCTTTTCAGACAAGAGCAACTGGTGTGGTTGTTGACTTCAGTGAACCTTCATCCGTCTATGACAATGTCAAGCAG GCAGCAGCATTTGGCTTAAGCAGTGTCGTATACGTTCCGAAAATCGAGATGGATACAGTAACTGAGCTGTCAGCATTCTGCGACAAGGCAAGCATG GGTTGCTTGGTCGCACCAACGCTGTCGATTGGCTCGGTACTCCTTCAACAAGCTGCAATCCAGGCCTCATTCCACTACAACAACGTCGAGATAGTGGAATCAAGACCTAACCCATCG GACTTGCCATCGCCAGATGCAATACAGATTGCGAACAACATATCTGATCTTGGTCAGATATACAACAGACAAGATATGGATTCCGATAATCCA GCGAGAGGTCAGGTACTTGGAGAAGATGGGGTGCGTGTGCACAGCATGGTTCTTCCAGGGCTTGCTTCGAGCACGTCGGTCGTTTTGTCTGGCCCCGGAGAG GTTTACACCTTGAAGCATGATGTTACAGACGTCCAGAGCCTAATGCCAGGACTAATTCTGGCAATACGGAAGGTGATACGCCTGAAG AACTTGATTTATGGTCTGGAGAAGTTCTTGTAG
- the LOC119304192 gene encoding dihydrodipicolinate reductase-like protein CRR1, chloroplastic isoform X2, with amino-acid sequence MNHGAMGGRCFLNLLPYSTTPCKDGVGIGTPGSSSWRHSVHHHHRTSKVVAGRRSAAASVSCSAASAQAPPSQSTIKVVIVGATKEMGRAAIAAVSRARGMELAGAIDTQCIGMDAGELSGMDEALEIPVLNDLTMVLGSIAQTRATGVVVDFSEPSSVYDNVKQAAAFGLSSVVYVPKIEMDTVTELSAFCDKASMGCLVAPTLSIGSVLLQQAAIQASFHYNNVEIVESRPNPSDLPSPDAIQIANNISDLGQIYNRQDMDSDNPARGQVLGEDGVRVHSMVLPGLASSTSVVLSGPGEVYTLKHDVTDVQSLMPGLILAIRKVIRLKNLIYGLEKFL; translated from the exons ATGAACCACGGGGCCATGGGAGGGCGCTGCTTCCTGAACCTCCTCCCCTACTCCACGACCCCCTGCAAAGACGGCGTCGGCATCGGCACGCCTGGTTCGTCGTCATGGCGCCACtccgtccaccaccaccaccgcaccaGTAAGGTCGTCGCCGGGAGGAGAAGCGCCGCGGCGAGTGTCTCCTGCTCCGCCGCATCCGCGCAGGCGCCGCCGTCGCAGAGCACAATCAAG GTGGTCATCGTCGGCGCCACTAAGGAGATGGGGAGGGCGGCGATCGCGGCGGTGAGCAGGGCGAGGGGGATGGAGCTCGCGGGCGCCATTGACACCCAGTGCATCGGGATGGATGCAGGAGAG TTAAGTGGCATGGACGAAGCCCTGGAGATCCCGGTGCTCAATGATCTCACCATGGTTCTCGGCTCCATAGCACAG ACAAGAGCAACTGGTGTGGTTGTTGACTTCAGTGAACCTTCATCCGTCTATGACAATGTCAAGCAG GCAGCAGCATTTGGCTTAAGCAGTGTCGTATACGTTCCGAAAATCGAGATGGATACAGTAACTGAGCTGTCAGCATTCTGCGACAAGGCAAGCATG GGTTGCTTGGTCGCACCAACGCTGTCGATTGGCTCGGTACTCCTTCAACAAGCTGCAATCCAGGCCTCATTCCACTACAACAACGTCGAGATAGTGGAATCAAGACCTAACCCATCG GACTTGCCATCGCCAGATGCAATACAGATTGCGAACAACATATCTGATCTTGGTCAGATATACAACAGACAAGATATGGATTCCGATAATCCA GCGAGAGGTCAGGTACTTGGAGAAGATGGGGTGCGTGTGCACAGCATGGTTCTTCCAGGGCTTGCTTCGAGCACGTCGGTCGTTTTGTCTGGCCCCGGAGAG GTTTACACCTTGAAGCATGATGTTACAGACGTCCAGAGCCTAATGCCAGGACTAATTCTGGCAATACGGAAGGTGATACGCCTGAAG AACTTGATTTATGGTCTGGAGAAGTTCTTGTAG
- the LOC119304190 gene encoding 26S proteasome non-ATPase regulatory subunit 11 homolog, whose protein sequence is MSSAMESSYLPATTESIEKAQEAKDASESISILYRVIQDPSSSADALRIKELAITNLTNYLTKENRAEDLRNLLTQLRPFFSLIPKAKTAKIVRGIIDAVAKIPGTSDLQISLCKEMVEWTRAEKRTFLRQRVEARLAALLLENQEYTEALTLLTGLIKEVRRLDDKLLLVDIDLLESKLHFSLRNLPKAKASLTAARTAANAIYVPPAQQGTIDLQSGILHAEEKDYKTAYSYFFEAFEAFNALDDPRAIFSLKYMLLCKIMVNHADDVAGIISSKASLKYVGPDVDAMKAVADAYSKRSLKYFETALRDYKAQLEEDPIVHRHLSSLYDTLLEQNLCRLIEPYSRVEIEHVAQMIELPVDHVEKKLSQMILDKKFAGTLDQGAGCLIIFEEMKTEAIFPATLETISNVGKVVDSLYMRSAKIMA, encoded by the coding sequence ATGTCTTCTGCAATGGAGTCATCGTACCTTCCTGCTACTACTGAGTCAATTGAAAAGGCTCAGGAGGCTAAGGATGCTTCAGAGTCAATTTCAATCCTTTACCGTGTGATCCAAGACCCGTCTTCATCTGCAGATGCACTGAGAATAAAAGAGCTTGCGATTACCAACCTTACAAACTACCTCACTAAAGAGAACCGTGCCGAGGATCTGCGTAATCTCTTGACCCAGCTGAGGCCATTTTTCTCACTGATTCCCAAGGCCAAGACTGCAAAAATTGTCCGTGGAATCATTGATGCCGTCGCCAAGATTCCTGGAACATCTGATCTTCAGATCTCGCTCTGCAAGGAGATGGTGGAATGGACGCGTGCAGAGAAACGTACGTTCCTCAGGCAGCGTGTGGAGGCAAGGTTAGCGGCCCTTCTTTTGGAGAATCAAGAGTACACTGAAGCCCTGACCCTCCTTACTGGACTTATCAAGGAAGTCAGGAGACTTGATGACAAGTTGCTTCTTGTGGACATTGACCTTTTGGAAAGCAAACTCCACTTCTCTCTGAGAAACCTGCCTAAGGCCAAAGCTTCACTGACCGCTGCAAGAACAGCGGCGAATGCCATttatgttccaccagctcagcagggCACTATTGATCTGCAGAGTGGAATCCTTCATGCGGAAGAGAAGGACTACAAAACTGCTTACAGCTACTTCTTTGAAGCATTCGAGGCTTTCAACGCACTGGACGACCCAAGAGCTATCTTCAGCTTGAAGTACATGCTCTTGTGCAAGATAATGGTCAACCATGCTGACGATGTTGCTGGAATAATCTCATCTAAGGCCAGCCTGAAGTATGTGGGTCCTGATGTTGATGCTATGAAAGCCGTAGCGGATGCCTACTCTAAGAGATCTCTCAAGTACTTTGAAACCGCCCTTCGTGATTACAAAGCCCAGCTTGAGGAGGACCCTATTGTCCACAGGCATCTTTCATCTCTGTATGATACCCTTCTGGAGCAGAACCTCTGCAGGTTGATTGAGCCCTACTCGAGGGTGGAGATTGAGCATGTTGCTCAGATGATTGAATTGCCAGTTGACCATGTGGAGAAGAAGCTGTCACAAATGATCCTTGACAAGAAATTTGCTGGTACTCTAGATCAAGGTGCTGGTTGCCTCATTATCTTTGAGGAGATGAAAACAGAGGCCATCTTCCCTGCCACACTCGAAACTATTTCAAACGTTGGGAAGGTTGTGGACAGTCTTTACATGAGGTCTGCGAAGATCATGGCTTGA
- the LOC119304193 gene encoding F-box protein At4g00755-like, which yields MAMSKPQQGDPAGFLDLVGPDLSACVFARLQDPADLARAATVSRPWRRFVEGNGFLKKVCVRKFPELAVLTAAVEVRRSPDPAPAPGPIGGGGGAEANEHRIYSHLYGALVAASPPVDCILHCVGASSTDNFPDETIDNTLEPQDRVNNRFSYWSSAGQDDPDVPETLTYRLVSDICVVDEIRIQPFKAFFQIGHPIYSSKMVRFRMGHCKLPRPSESFITDDDDNQAVIADENYIWTYTSPEFLMLQENKLQTFKLPHPALCIGGVVKIELLGRVQKQATDDRYYICVCHAQVVGRSLSPVFMVDINDSAGYSILKHLPEAKNLSVEEVMQDSASDSQEWKDALASYRETGHLATALMNVLHEGAAHPAQDAQGDAPHFPHGAALLQEIQAMQGDANLMQQLQVDAQLLYLLQDGVLQLQDDVLQDEDGLQAMDEDDDADGGGVSDNDPFA from the exons atggccATGTCCAAGCCGCAGCAGGGCGACCCCGCCGGCTTCCTCGACCTCGTCGGCCCGGACCTCTCCGCCTGCGTCTTCGCCCGCCTCCAAGACCCCGCCGACCTCGCCCGCGCCGCCACCGTCTCCCGCCCCTGGCGCAGATTCG TCGAGGGGAACGGCTTCCTCAAGAAGGTGTGCGTCCGCAAGTTCCCGGAGCTGGCCGTCCTCACGGCCGCGGTGGAGGTGCGCAGATCGCCcgaccccgcccccgcccccgggcccatcggcggcggcggcggcgccgaggcCAACGAGCACAGGATCTACTCCCACCTCTAcggcgcgctcgtcgccgccagcCCCCCCGTCGACTGCATCCTGCACTGCGTCGGCGCCTCCAGCACCGACAACTTCCCCGACGAGACCATCGACAACACCCTCGAGCCGCAGGACCGCGTCAACAACCGCTTCTCCTACTGGTCCAGCGCCGGACAGGACGACCCCGACGTCCCCGAGACGCTCACCTACAGGCTCGTCTCCGACATCTGCGTCGTCGATGAGATCAGGATACAGCCCTTCAAAG CTTTCTTTCAGATTGGGCATCCTATATACTCTTCAAAGATGGTGCGGTTCCGGATGGGCCATTGCAAACTTCCTCGTCCATCAGAGTCATTTATCACAGATGATGATGATAACCAAGCAGTAATTGCTGATGAAAACTACATCTGGACTTACACCTCGCCTGAGTTCCTTATGTTACAG GAAAATAAACTGCAGACGTTTAAACTCCCGCACCCAGCCCTGTGCATTGGTGGTGTAGTAAAGATTGAGCTGCTGGGAAGAGTGCAGAAACAAGCAACAGATGATAGGTATTACATATG CGTCTGCCATGCTCAAGTGGTCGGGCGTTCGCTCTCACCAGTGTTCATGGTCGACATCAACGACTCGGCTGGCTACTCCATCCTCAAGCACCTGCCAGAGGCCAAGAACCTCAGCGTGGAGGAAGTGATGCAGGACAGCGCTAGTGACTCGCAGGAGTGGAAGGACGCTCTGGCCAGCTACAGGGAGACGGGGCATCTGGCCACCGCCCTCATGAACGTGCTCCACGAGGGGGCCGCGCACCCCGCGCAGGACGCGCAAGGAGATGCGCCGCACTTCCCGCATGGAGCGGCGCTGCTGCAAGAAATCCAAGCAATGCAGGGAGATGCGAACCTCATGCAGCAGCTGCAGGTGGATGCGCAGCTCCTGTATTTACTGCAGGACGGTGTGCTGCAACTGCAGGATGATGTGCTGCAAGATGAAGATGGTCTACAGGCCATGGACGAAGATGATgatgcggacggcggcggcgtgtcGGACAACGACCCCTTCGCCTAG